A genome region from Pangasianodon hypophthalmus isolate fPanHyp1 chromosome 11, fPanHyp1.pri, whole genome shotgun sequence includes the following:
- the LOC117598419 gene encoding probable G-protein coupled receptor 88, translated as MQNSTAVRCDTGAAERISIAALFSFMCALGTVLNLLVIGLVLSFKKLRTASNAFIVNGCAADLLVCALWMPREAAVAASVPSPLYGAAPRDALLFLGATVSLLSHSLIAVNRYVLITKPPAAYHALYQRRRAQAMIAASWLVAFACLLPPWLAVARHPAFACGLMLLMLLSEPWAAATLALTILGQTAVVTYCYFKIFRRVQISAKRVSVLHFQLVNHLPYSFPRKDKRLGVHVLTVCLVFVLTTEPVLWTLTAGLFAPVPAAFRTCAWLLFCSVFVSDPFLYTWKNEEFRKAFRSVLRRDFWRGSTVAAEPVTVSTVSHVFPRQNSRRAFLAELS; from the coding sequence ATGCAGAACAGCACGGCGGTTCGGTGCGACACCGGAGCCGCGGAGCGCATCTCCATCGCCGCTCTGTTCTCCTTCATGTGCGCTCTCGGCACTGTCCTCAACCTGTTGGTCATCGGTCTGGTGTTGAGCTTCAAGAAGCTGCGCACAGCGAGCAACGCCTTCATCGTGAACGGCTGCGCGGCCGACTTGCTCGTGTGCGCCTTGTGGATGCCGCGCGAGGCGGCTGTGGCGGCGTCAGTGCCTTCCCCGCTCTACGGCGCCGCCCCCCGGGACGCGCTGCTTTTCCTCGGCGCCACCGTATCGCTCCTGTCGCACTCGCTCATCGCCGTGAACCGCTACGTGCTGATCACGAAGCCGCCCGCCGCCTACCACGCGCTCTACCAGCGGAGGCGCGCGCAGGCCATGATCGCCGCGTCGTGGCTCGTCGCGTTCGCGTGCCTGCTGCCGCCATGGCTCGCGGTGGCTCGTCACCCGGCATTCGCGTGCGGACtgatgctgctgatgctgctCTCCGAGCCCTGGGCCGCCGCCACGCTCGCGCTCACCATTCTCGGCCAGACCGCGGTTGTGACGTACTGCTACTTCAAGATCTTCCGGCGCGTGCAGATCAGCGCTAAGCGCGTGAGCGTGCTGCACTTCCAACTCGTCAACCACCTGCCGTACTCGTTCCCGAGAAAGGACAAACGGCTCGGCGTGCACGTGCTGACCGTGTGCCTGGTGTTCGTGTTGACCACCGAGCCCGTGCTGTGGACCCTGACCGCGGGCCTGTTCGCTCCCGTACCGGCGGCGTTCCGCACGTGCGCCTGGCTCCTCTTCTGCTCCGTCTTCGTGTCCGACCCGTTCCTGTACACGTGGAAGAACGAGGAGTTCAGAAAGGCTTTCAGGTCCGTCCTGAGACGGGACTTCTGGCGAGGCTCCACCGTGGCCGCTGAGCCCGTTACCGTCAGCACCGTTTCTCACGTTTTCCCCCGACAGAACAGCCGCAGGGCGTTTTTAGCAGAGCTGAGCTAA